From Triplophysa dalaica isolate WHDGS20190420 chromosome 24, ASM1584641v1, whole genome shotgun sequence:
ATACTCTGGGTGGTCACACCacctgtgaaaaataaaaacaaaccaacaatgTTCAACATGAATGAGACGACATTAAAAGCGTGTTTTTACACCGCTCCGATCTGAAACTTACATCAGTAGTTCCACGAAACGAACATCTTTGTTCAGCTTTTCAATGGCACTGGATTCCTCCTCTGTGAGAGAGAAATCAAATATCTGCCAAACACAGAAGATGAAATGATCAGAACGCCGGGACTGAATGATTAAATCAACTGAAGTGAATGAGGATGAACGCGACACACCTGAAAGTTTTCTGTGATCCGCTCAGAACTGAAGCTTTTGGGTATCACGGCGACTCCTCTCTGAGCGTTGAACCTGAGGGCCACGTGAGCAGTAGTTTTCTTGTATTTCTTGCCGATGGAGACCAGGAGTGGATCTTCTAGCAGCGGAGGACATTTCAGATTCACCCTGTGAACAACATTCACACATTCAACAATAAACAACTACTCAGATCGatacaaaatatcatttttatgtaagtcactttggataaaagcgtctgccaaatgcctaaatgtaaatgtatttatatccACCGTGTGCTGCACATTACAGAAATGTACTACGGTAATACCACGGTACTTTAATATGGATCATGACTCTAGAGACAGTGATGGATCGGTACCATGATGCATCTCGGGACGTCCCGAGCGGACTGTATCCCACTACCGTGATGTCATTCTGCCGACAGAACTCCAGGAGTTTGGGCTGGGTGAAATATGGATGACATTCTACCTGCAGGCGACAACATATAACAAAATACTTTATCTGTAGTTTGAGCTTCTGACTGTGGTGTTCATCTGTTCGATTACTGACTATGTGACTATCTGTGCATCTGACAAACGACAGACGAGCGGGTGTGTTTGGATACCTGGTTGGAAACGGGTTTGTGCTTCAGTCCCGGCTTGTTCAGAATGAGCTCCAGTTGTCTGCGGTTGAAGTTTGAAACGCCCAGAGATTTGGTCAACCCTGCGTCCTTACAGGCTTCTAATGCCTGACAGATATCAAAACGTGAATTAATGCAAGTATTTCTCAGAATGTTCCACGTGAATCAAAAGACATGAGTTCTCTGATGGACTCACTGCCGGCTCACCTCCCATGTGGCGCGCAGATCATTCTGGTAAAAGATGTACTTCCCGTTCTCATCTTTGGGGTAAAACACGTCTCCCGGCTgagacacagacatacagaatTTCATATTTAACCAAACCTGTCTTTTTTCCCCAGAGGGAAACTAAAAATCAGCATATTTAGCAGAAGGTGCTCGAGTCATTGAccaataaaaaagcaataaactgaaatgtgAGAATAAGCctgtgttcagacttgacttcttcaTTGAAGCTGATAGTGTCCGATTTACATTATAAATCTATGGagtaaactgtgtttttaaacGGCAgggtctttttctgcagctcagcaTCTTCTGAGGTTgataaatgttaaacatttctGGAAAAAACGCCCTACGTCAAGcacagagacctgtcgtttccattacaacatgcgaggaacgtCATTGGTCGATAATGCTCGAACAAATAAAATAGCGGCCGAAACGCCCGTTGGAGAATAGTCATCTGtctataatttaatatatttatgttttatttccacTTTGAACAACTTCTAATTGCATTTCTAGTGAGAAATcagtattgtcattttttaatatgtgattagttattccaaagacgctctctgtttataatgcAAATACACTTCCGTTACGCTGCCTGGCgttatctgtttctctgggctgccttcgtG
This genomic window contains:
- the LOC130414286 gene encoding aldo-keto reductase family 1 member D1-like — translated: MISASLTKESHSIPLSDGNRMPIIGLGTYGDPRKTPKGTAYQSVKRAIDVGYRHFDGALVYYNEHEVGQAIREKIADGTVTREEIFYCGKLWCTFHPPELVRPALERTLKTLGLDYVDLYIIEFPVAFKPGDVFYPKDENGKYIFYQNDLRATWEALEACKDAGLTKSLGVSNFNRRQLELILNKPGLKHKPVSNQVECHPYFTQPKLLEFCRQNDITVVGYSPLGTSRDASWVNLKCPPLLEDPLLVSIGKKYKKTTAHVALRFNAQRGVAVIPKSFSSERITENFQIFDFSLTEEESSAIEKLNKDVRFVELLMWCDHPEYPFHDEY